Proteins encoded within one genomic window of Stigmatella aurantiaca:
- a CDS encoding ATP-binding protein, with product MRLPSPPGPGAPRGLGRGGPWDRHGRRAPWRMTRLGHYIRARLHRRIFIWFGLSILITGVMVATVMNLMGGSHWNQEMDRARRFVSNRFAEVWDVPARREALVQGISQDLDVDLELRSPAGELLSRAGPPCDTPDFSVDVVREGTPLGSMRACYWNSRRKSPWRVLPFVLSGAMLWLLSGAIARRLTRPMDELVRTARALGAGRLETRAQLGRDATSEVGVLADAFNDMAARIERQMADQRELLATVSHELRTPLAHLRVLTELLREGGSTPATLDQVDREVVELDVLVGELLASSRLDFGQVTSRPLEGLELAARALERTGMPPELLSVETPDTALSGDATLLGRALANLLDNARKHAGGAVALRLLERDGALAFCVEDRGPGLLPGEETRIFAPFYRQDRGTEAREGGSLGLGLALVQRIAQAHGGEAFAENLPAGGARVGFIVLRTGPSPARPPPPA from the coding sequence ATGCGCCTCCCTTCCCCTCCAGGCCCGGGAGCCCCCCGGGGCCTCGGGCGTGGCGGGCCCTGGGACCGCCATGGCCGCAGAGCCCCCTGGCGGATGACGCGCCTGGGCCACTACATCCGCGCGCGCCTGCACCGGCGCATCTTCATCTGGTTCGGCCTGTCCATCCTCATCACCGGCGTGATGGTGGCCACGGTGATGAACCTGATGGGGGGCTCGCACTGGAACCAGGAGATGGATCGCGCGCGGCGGTTCGTCAGCAACCGCTTCGCCGAGGTCTGGGACGTGCCCGCACGGCGCGAGGCCCTCGTCCAGGGCATCTCCCAGGACCTGGACGTGGACCTGGAGCTGCGAAGCCCCGCGGGCGAGCTGCTGAGCCGCGCCGGGCCCCCCTGCGACACGCCAGACTTCTCCGTGGACGTGGTGCGCGAGGGCACCCCGCTGGGCTCGATGCGGGCCTGCTACTGGAACTCGCGGCGCAAGAGCCCCTGGCGCGTGCTGCCCTTCGTGCTGTCCGGGGCGATGTTGTGGCTCCTGTCGGGCGCGATCGCCCGGCGGCTGACGCGCCCCATGGATGAGCTGGTCCGGACCGCCCGGGCCCTGGGCGCGGGAAGGCTGGAGACGCGGGCCCAGCTGGGCCGCGATGCCACCAGCGAGGTGGGCGTGCTCGCGGATGCCTTCAACGACATGGCCGCCCGCATCGAACGGCAGATGGCGGACCAACGCGAGCTGCTCGCCACGGTGTCCCATGAGCTGCGCACGCCGCTGGCCCACCTGCGGGTGCTCACCGAGCTGCTCCGGGAGGGGGGCAGCACCCCGGCGACGTTGGATCAGGTGGACCGCGAAGTCGTCGAGCTGGACGTGCTGGTGGGCGAGCTGCTCGCCAGCTCCCGGCTGGACTTTGGCCAGGTGACGTCCCGCCCCCTGGAGGGCCTGGAGCTGGCGGCGCGCGCCCTGGAGCGGACCGGCATGCCCCCGGAGCTGCTGTCCGTGGAGACCCCGGACACGGCCCTCTCGGGGGACGCGACGCTGCTTGGCCGGGCGCTCGCCAACCTCCTGGACAATGCGCGGAAGCACGCCGGGGGCGCGGTGGCGCTGCGGCTCCTGGAGCGGGACGGCGCGCTGGCCTTCTGCGTGGAGGACCGGGGGCCCGGGCTGCTTCCCGGCGAGGAGACGCGCATCTTCGCCCCCTTCTACCGCCAGGACCGGGGCACCGAGGCCCGCGAGGGGGGCTCCCTGGGGCTGGGGCTTGCCCTGGTACAGCGCATCGCCCAGGCCCACGGGGGCGAGGCCTTCGCGGAGAACCTCCCCGCAGGAGGCGCCCGCGTGGGGTTCATCGTCCTCAGGACGGGGCCTTCACCGGCCCGTCCCCCACCTCCCGCCTGA
- a CDS encoding carboxypeptidase regulatory-like domain-containing protein has translation MTLRTLGLAVVGVSGLVLAPACKNEAPAPPPPVPSAPEAAKAPAAPAPAPVTSRGTIRGVVTFNGELPAPAELAPSADPACEGMPLKDQALLVKDGKVRNVLVRVRGPVPGAAGAVDTPIVVDQQKCSYQPRVQAAVAGQPLQIKNSDGTMHNVRGMLGTKALFNVAQPPSAPPVTKPLPADIELLQLKCDVHPWMRAYVAVSPHPYFGVTGEDGAFTLEGVPAGTYTLEAWHETLGTQTSEVTVKEGTPAEASFAFPAAVKG, from the coding sequence ATGACGCTGCGCACACTGGGCCTCGCGGTGGTGGGGGTCTCGGGACTGGTGTTGGCTCCCGCTTGCAAGAACGAGGCGCCGGCGCCTCCTCCCCCCGTTCCCTCGGCCCCCGAAGCGGCGAAGGCCCCCGCGGCGCCCGCGCCTGCACCCGTCACCTCGCGGGGCACCATCCGTGGGGTGGTGACGTTCAATGGCGAGCTGCCCGCCCCGGCGGAGCTGGCCCCCAGCGCGGACCCGGCCTGCGAGGGCATGCCCCTGAAGGACCAGGCGCTCCTGGTGAAGGACGGCAAGGTGCGCAACGTGCTGGTGCGCGTGCGCGGCCCGGTGCCGGGAGCGGCCGGGGCGGTGGACACGCCCATCGTGGTGGACCAGCAGAAGTGCAGCTACCAGCCGCGCGTGCAGGCCGCCGTGGCCGGCCAGCCCCTGCAGATCAAGAACAGCGACGGCACGATGCACAACGTGCGGGGCATGCTGGGCACCAAGGCCCTCTTCAACGTGGCGCAGCCGCCCTCGGCCCCGCCGGTGACGAAGCCCCTGCCCGCGGACATCGAGCTGCTCCAGCTCAAGTGTGACGTGCACCCCTGGATGCGCGCCTACGTGGCGGTGAGCCCCCATCCTTATTTCGGCGTCACCGGAGAGGATGGCGCCTTCACGCTGGAGGGCGTGCCGGCCGGCACGTACACGCTGGAGGCGTGGCACGAGACGCTGGGCACCCAGACGTCCGAAGTCACGGTGAAGGAGGGCACGCCCGCGGAGGCGTCCTTCGCGTTCCCCGCGGCCGTGAAGGGGTAG
- the cyoE gene encoding heme o synthase, producing the protein MNARAESQPTTASDLLSLTKPRLSSLVLATTAGGVWLAPGHLHFSRVLVTMLATAGTVAAANALNCYLERHSDRFMARTSGRPLPSGRMEPGVALWFGLSMAAVSLPALALGANLLTALLGLSALLSYVLLYTPLKARTSAAMLVGAVPGALPPLMGWTAVTGVVDAGGFVLFSILFLWQMPHFLAIALFRKEEYAAAGLKSVPLERGDESSRAQIVLYLVALVPMTLLPYQLHIAGGWYLASAVVLGLAFLALGAWGFFRQLGKPWARQTFFFSLLYLSGLFAAMALDTGIGGWQ; encoded by the coding sequence GTGAACGCGCGAGCCGAGAGCCAGCCGACCACCGCGTCGGATCTGCTGTCCCTCACCAAGCCCCGGCTGTCGAGCCTCGTGCTTGCCACCACCGCGGGGGGCGTGTGGCTGGCCCCTGGCCACCTGCACTTCTCGCGCGTCCTGGTGACGATGCTGGCCACCGCGGGCACCGTGGCCGCCGCCAACGCCCTCAACTGCTACCTGGAGCGCCACAGCGACCGCTTCATGGCGCGCACCAGCGGCCGTCCGCTGCCCTCCGGGCGCATGGAGCCCGGGGTGGCGCTCTGGTTCGGCCTGTCGATGGCTGCCGTGTCGCTGCCGGCCCTGGCGCTGGGGGCCAACCTGCTCACGGCCCTGCTCGGCTTGAGCGCGCTGCTGAGCTACGTGCTGCTCTACACCCCGCTGAAGGCCCGCACCTCCGCGGCCATGCTGGTGGGGGCGGTGCCGGGCGCGCTGCCGCCGCTGATGGGCTGGACGGCCGTCACGGGCGTGGTGGACGCCGGGGGCTTCGTCCTCTTCTCCATCCTCTTTCTCTGGCAGATGCCCCACTTCCTGGCCATCGCGCTCTTCCGCAAGGAGGAGTACGCCGCCGCGGGCCTCAAGTCCGTGCCGCTGGAGCGCGGGGATGAGTCCAGCCGGGCGCAGATCGTCCTCTACCTGGTGGCGCTGGTGCCGATGACGCTCCTGCCCTACCAGCTGCACATCGCCGGCGGGTGGTACCTGGCCTCGGCGGTGGTGCTCGGCCTGGCCTTCCTGGCGCTCGGCGCGTGGGGCTTCTTCCGGCAGCTGGGCAAGCCCTGGGCGCGCCAGACGTTCTTCTTCTCGCTGCTCTACCTCTCGGGCCTGTTCGCCGCGATGGCGCTCGACACCGGCATCGGTGGTTGGCAGTAA
- a CDS encoding tetratricopeptide repeat protein encodes MSTSLTKTLSPAELAKLEHAFAADPSSDAYKPLAEAYLGMGRFMEAMVVCKKGVKAHPNASDPRLLLARVYAEQGKDKKALEEALSALQVQPSDKAALRMAGSLQLKTGEPEPGKANLLKAWQADPNDSDTLSLLQQYKVELPKPAAPAPAPVAPAPVAAAPVAAAPVAAAPVAAAPVAAAPVHAQPASTGLPAARPNGTPARSENVARPAAPAPRRPVVVEEDDDVDDDDDASPRRRAKKSGNSKYISLGLFVAIVVSVVGYSVVSSRTKANNIAYKKSLDVATEQLKHDSFDSYKKACEAADKALEVYPDGTAAHGYLAYAYAIRWGEHGGGDDARRRAEEHLAAAKKGTEVSSHLYAAEALIKTYGGKGKEGLGELEARVKTFDAEGKASSLLYLTLGLVQMNAGDLEHARDNLEKAQGLSPDDPRIYASLGAAYRRLGQDAVAWQKYDFALRYEKDHPESLLGKALLVLEQDEPNFEMAAAMLKKLLVADPPPSPRQLAAAQLARSLLVSRVSTAMATLKPDVQTKLSEATGVPVDKDKARTDMLKAEQDGFALDKANPELLLIKGRRLLTEGQPDAAAEEMRKAIKMDSSRAQFHVELAKALMGKQGGEKEAAEALTTALRTMGDSPKLVVMLGNAYRRQGKLDDALTQYQRAVKDPKAKNPEARLAMGAIYRERSEWDKAQEQLEKASQEFIGQGDRAALAFTELGRVFQSKGDAAKAEDAFQKALNADENYSPAYYFYASALSKDRKQGDKTRALAQEYLKRDPKGEYATDAQKLASGG; translated from the coding sequence ATGTCTACCTCTCTTACGAAGACGTTGAGCCCGGCCGAGCTTGCCAAGCTAGAGCACGCGTTCGCTGCCGATCCGTCGTCCGACGCTTATAAGCCGCTCGCCGAGGCGTACCTGGGCATGGGCCGCTTCATGGAGGCGATGGTCGTATGCAAGAAGGGCGTCAAGGCCCATCCCAATGCATCCGACCCTCGCCTGCTGCTTGCTCGCGTCTATGCCGAGCAGGGCAAGGACAAGAAGGCGCTGGAGGAAGCTCTCAGCGCCCTTCAAGTTCAGCCCTCGGACAAGGCGGCCCTCCGCATGGCGGGGTCGCTTCAACTCAAGACCGGCGAGCCGGAGCCCGGCAAGGCCAACTTGCTGAAGGCGTGGCAGGCGGATCCGAACGACTCGGACACGCTGTCGCTCCTCCAGCAATATAAGGTGGAGCTGCCCAAGCCCGCCGCCCCGGCCCCCGCGCCGGTGGCGCCCGCGCCCGTGGCGGCTGCTCCGGTGGCCGCCGCGCCCGTGGCGGCTGCCCCGGTGGCAGCTGCTCCGGTGGCCGCCGCGCCCGTCCACGCGCAGCCCGCGTCCACGGGGCTGCCCGCGGCCCGCCCCAACGGCACGCCTGCCCGCTCCGAGAACGTGGCCCGCCCGGCGGCGCCCGCGCCCCGGCGCCCGGTGGTGGTGGAGGAGGACGACGACGTCGATGATGACGACGACGCCAGCCCCCGCCGCCGCGCGAAGAAGAGCGGCAACAGCAAGTACATCTCGCTGGGGCTCTTCGTCGCCATCGTGGTGTCCGTCGTCGGCTACTCGGTGGTCTCCAGCCGGACGAAGGCGAACAACATCGCCTACAAGAAGAGCCTGGACGTGGCCACCGAGCAGCTCAAGCACGACTCCTTCGATTCGTACAAGAAGGCGTGCGAGGCGGCCGACAAGGCGCTCGAGGTGTACCCGGACGGCACCGCCGCGCATGGCTACCTGGCCTACGCGTACGCCATCCGCTGGGGTGAGCACGGCGGTGGCGACGACGCGCGCCGCCGGGCCGAGGAGCACCTGGCGGCGGCGAAGAAGGGCACCGAGGTCAGCTCGCACCTCTATGCCGCCGAGGCCCTCATCAAGACGTACGGGGGCAAGGGCAAGGAAGGTCTGGGAGAGCTGGAGGCCCGCGTGAAGACCTTCGACGCGGAGGGCAAGGCCAGCTCCCTGCTGTACCTCACCCTGGGCCTGGTGCAGATGAACGCGGGCGACCTGGAGCACGCGCGCGACAACCTGGAGAAGGCCCAGGGCCTGTCTCCGGATGACCCGCGCATCTACGCGAGCCTGGGCGCGGCGTACCGCCGGCTCGGCCAGGATGCCGTGGCGTGGCAGAAGTACGACTTCGCCCTGCGCTACGAGAAGGACCACCCCGAGTCGCTGCTCGGCAAGGCGCTGCTCGTGCTGGAGCAGGACGAGCCCAACTTCGAGATGGCGGCGGCGATGCTCAAGAAGCTGCTGGTGGCCGATCCGCCGCCGTCGCCGCGGCAGCTCGCCGCCGCGCAGCTGGCGCGCTCGCTGCTGGTGAGCCGCGTGTCCACCGCCATGGCCACCCTGAAGCCCGACGTGCAGACGAAGCTCTCCGAGGCCACGGGCGTGCCGGTGGACAAGGACAAGGCGCGCACGGACATGCTCAAGGCCGAGCAGGACGGCTTCGCGCTCGACAAGGCCAACCCGGAGCTGCTGCTCATCAAGGGCCGCCGCCTGCTCACCGAGGGCCAGCCGGACGCCGCGGCCGAGGAGATGCGCAAGGCCATCAAGATGGACAGCTCGCGCGCCCAGTTCCACGTGGAGCTGGCCAAGGCGCTCATGGGCAAGCAGGGCGGCGAGAAGGAGGCCGCCGAGGCGCTCACCACCGCGCTGCGGACCATGGGCGACAGCCCCAAGCTGGTGGTGATGCTCGGCAACGCCTACCGCCGCCAGGGCAAGCTCGACGATGCGCTCACCCAGTACCAGCGCGCGGTGAAGGACCCGAAGGCCAAGAACCCCGAGGCGCGCCTGGCCATGGGCGCCATCTACCGGGAGCGCTCCGAGTGGGACAAGGCCCAGGAGCAGCTCGAGAAGGCCAGCCAGGAGTTCATCGGCCAGGGTGACCGGGCCGCGCTGGCGTTCACGGAGCTGGGCCGCGTCTTCCAGAGCAAGGGCGACGCGGCGAAGGCGGAGGATGCCTTCCAGAAGGCGCTCAACGCGGACGAGAACTACTCGCCGGCCTACTACTTCTATGCTTCGGCCCTCAGCAAGGACCGCAAGCAGGGGGACAAGACCCGGGCGCTCGCGCAGGAGTACCTCAAGCGGGACCCCAAGGGCGAGTACGCCACCGATGCGCAGAAGCTCGCCTCGGGCGGGTAG
- a CDS encoding DUF2760 domain-containing protein, translating to MTEQPSLSLLSRLWLAFLCFWRVLASRPFAQAVLPLSESYDAGKLVSGAPPPAALPPAPPPKAAPAPVLPPEREHASALALLSMLQREGRLVDFLQENVAAFSDAEVGAAARIVHEGCRKVVKQYLTLEPVLPQSEGASVTVPPGFDAHRIRLTGNVAGQPPHAGALKHHGWVTTEVKFPSVSPALDSRVLAPAEVELA from the coding sequence ATGACCGAACAGCCCTCGCTCTCGCTCCTCTCCCGGCTCTGGCTGGCGTTCCTGTGCTTCTGGCGCGTCCTGGCGTCCCGGCCCTTCGCCCAGGCCGTTCTGCCCCTCAGTGAGTCCTACGACGCGGGCAAGCTCGTCTCGGGCGCCCCCCCTCCGGCCGCCCTTCCGCCGGCCCCTCCCCCGAAGGCCGCCCCGGCCCCCGTGCTTCCGCCCGAGCGCGAGCACGCCTCCGCCCTGGCGCTGCTGTCCATGCTCCAGCGCGAGGGGCGCCTGGTGGACTTCCTCCAGGAGAACGTGGCCGCCTTCTCGGACGCCGAGGTAGGGGCCGCGGCCCGCATCGTCCACGAGGGGTGCCGCAAGGTGGTGAAGCAGTATCTGACCCTGGAGCCGGTGCTGCCGCAGTCCGAGGGCGCGAGCGTCACCGTGCCCCCGGGCTTCGATGCGCACCGCATCCGGCTCACCGGCAACGTCGCCGGGCAGCCCCCCCACGCCGGGGCGCTCAAGCACCACGGCTGGGTCACCACGGAGGTGAAGTTCCCCTCGGTCAGCCCCGCGCTGGACTCGCGCGTGCTGGCCCCCGCTGAAGTCGAACTCGCCTGA